Proteins from a genomic interval of Acomys russatus chromosome 19, mAcoRus1.1, whole genome shotgun sequence:
- the LOC127202661 gene encoding cytochrome b-c1 complex subunit 8-like, with translation MGCQFGDLTRMQHAISYSLSLFSKGIPNVLCLTHECILHRAPPFVVFYLIYTRWSQKFEQSKRKNPAVYANGE, from the coding sequence ATGGGCTGCCAGTTTGGGGACCTGACACGGATGCAGCATGCGATCTCCTATAGCTTGTCACTCTTCAGCAAAGGTATCCCCAATGTGCTATGCCTCACTCACGAGTGTATTCTGCACAGGGCGCCACCGTTTGTAGTCTTCTATCTGATCTACACACGGTGGAGCCAGAAGTTTGAGCAGTCCAAAAGGAAGAATCCAGCCGTGTATGCAAATGGCGAGTGA